CCACAAGTTCAGTTAAAGATGGACCGAAGCTGGGTAAGATCGCCCTGCATTGAACCAAATCACATAGGTCTGGTGGCTCATCCTGTCACCAAAAGtcaaaggggggaggggggtcagttGCAGACAGCTGGGTGTTGAACTACCCAGCTACAAATACAGAAATCAGCACTTGACAAACTTATGGGTAACTTCATAGATGCCCACAGACTCGCTGATCTTCTCATCGTAGTCATTCCAGTCCTGAAATGTAAGAGGAAAGAAGTATGAATATTTCTGTAACACCCAACCATCCTCCCTGATGGCTTATCACAGAGCCACAGTGACCCtatagcctatcccaggaagcacaaggcagggggactCCCCGGATgtggtgccagtccatcgcagggcacatataAGCACAACCACATGAGcccatggagaacatgcaacataCCACAACAAGGCGTGGCTGGGATTTAGACCCGTGACTAGAGGTGTGGCATGACAGTGCAATCCACTGAGCCATTGGACTGCCCTACTTATATAACACAGACAAAGAGTAAGCCTGCGGTAAAGATGATGACGTTTCCACGACCATTCTGGGACTGAGTGAAATCCAACCGTGTTTGTACGACAGTAATTAATAAGAAATGTAAACTCTGGAAAGGGGCTGATGTAAAGACTCACTCGTTCCAGCAGGTTGATTTCAGGGAAAGGAGTCCCAGACTCTGCACCTTGGGCACTGAACCCAGCCTACAATGGAAAGTCAGGGCAGACAGACACTGAAGAGGTAAAATGGTTTATAAAGACAGAGATAAAGATACACCGACACAGCACCTACAGTTTGTTCTGTTAAGTGCACTGAGAGTGATTGGGCTCTGAGGCATTCCATATCCTACTGCCAATCAGTAAACAACGGAAGGGAAGGATATGCTGTCACCTGAGGCTGAAAATCGACCGGTTCCAGACCTCGACATTCAAACTGCACCATGGTCTTAAACCTGTCACTGTCTTCTGCCTTTGGGACCAAGAGAATGAAAATACTGTAATACATACCACTGTAGGGCTTTGTCAAATCCATGTTAGTATCTCAAAAAAACTTGAAAACCCTGTTTAAAATGTCACTAATTACTAAGAAGAATTCTACTTTTTAAGCAAGTCTTCACTCACATTATATGAAGTGATGGTATCTTTCAAGATATCTGTTGGAAAATAAGATCCATATCTGTCATGTTTTTGGTGGACAAGCTCAACCAGCTTTTCCAATGCATGTCTCAATCATCGTCAATGATCTTAAATATAGAGTAGCATATCTCTTCCAGAACTGGAGTAACATTTACCATGAGTCTGGCTATTTTTAATCACGGTAGAGGTGGTTTGACACAGCAGAAGGTATTGTGAGATAGAAAAGTATCCCATACCAATGGAGTTCTCCCGGGAACATAGCTTACACTTCTGCACCATACTGGcacttcctcttcctcccttcAGAGGCATGCTGTCCtggacaacaacaaaaaaaatgataaaatcattatattagattttttttttgtttgttacaaaaacataaataaataaggtaCTACGTAATGtagtctaaaaaaaaaaattcgcaACATCTTACCATTAATGTGATGTACTGCCATTTGTCTGAAATTTCTCCGCAATTTCCACATTTAAGCTACATGAAAGGGAAATAGTGAAAATAGATGGTTTAAACAAACAGCACAGAAAAGATGTAAATGCTCAAAATTACTTCAGGCACTTGGGAGAGGACTGTACAAGTTTAATAAGGCAAACTACGTTGTCGCTGAAACAAATGCCTCTGTATCGCTTTGTAAATAACATACGTATCATTTGTATTTTAATCATTCTGCTACACGCACACTACAATTGAGGAGCAACAAGTTATGATCGAAAATACTGACCACTTTAGTTCCCTACGGCTAAATACTATATTTTATACTATACTTCCCACAAATATCATACACCAGTTACAACGACAAAACAGAGAGCAATTTTTGTCATGACAACGTGTACGAATATTCTCAACATGCCACAAACAGTTTAAATTGATCCTTTACAGtgttttaatctgtttttcattAAATAAAAGCATCAAGACGGGTGCCAAAGAGCAaccatattatttttatatatttatgcagTTTACCTTTAAATACCAGCGGAAGTCCTCCCCTTCTGGTCGGACGTTGGTGATGTTTTCCAGCGTCGCCTTAAACTGAAGTCCAAATTTCTAAATACGAAGAAATGAAATGGAGTCAGCGGCCTTTTGCATTGCTGCGATGGATCTGGTGACCCGATGCATGCATACATGGCGTGGAGCAGCTTACCACCATCTTTCTTTGAGCCCTGGGAAATCCGTCACAGGCGCGGATCGGCGTGCTGCTGAACGGCGCCCTCTGTCGGCGTGCGATCATACTACAGATCCCCTTTTACAAACTTCTACCCATGGCATTTATCCAGTCCGGGGTTGCACTGAGCCTGGAACCCACGTTTCTCAAACGCTTAATCTACCTGTTAATTCAACCCTCGTTGACGGTATGAGTATGAAATAAGTTTGCAAAAACGTATATAGTATAATGGCAATATGAATGCACAAATTGCTCAATTGTGGATTTAAACAATCTCCCTGCAGGTTCTGGTCTGAAACAGTAGCATGGAAAATCTATTATTAAGagtgttatatatttatatatctttGAGGAGCAGCTTACCCATTCCATGTTGCTTTCTTCAGGTAGCTGGATAATATGGAACAGACCATTTGCAATTTTAAGTGGAAATGACAAAATTCAAACCAGATTTGATTTTGGAGGGCctgcttttatgcatttttagCAGAAAAATGCCCCAAACACTAATACATATTTCACTTATAGCCAGAGGTGAcataaattggggggggggggtccccaatatcggtagacccccccccccccttgtgcacCCAAAACTTTTAGTCATTTTAAGTTATGAGATCTTATTTTAAATCCTTCACACAATTCCTCCTTTTATTAAGTGACTGTTGCACACATGCCCAATGCAATGTCACAATATACAACCCCTCCTACCACCATCAGAGaaaattcaccccccccccccatgtcaaacTCCTTGTGACACCACTGCTCAGGGTAGCAGATGAGAATTGATGTACAATTGCAATTGTCCCATGGAGACAGAAGGGTATCTTGCCATACTTCCCCCAAAGTGTATAATTATCTAAGAAATTGTCTAAGTCTTCTGATTCTCTCCTATTTTCCTATTCGATCCCTTTATGCTCTACGACATATATTGTCACAATGTGACAAATGTTTCAtttcagtattttatttaaaacaaaaaatatataaaaatgttgAAAAGTGATCAAATGAAAAAATTAACTTGCACCTGATAacaatatttaaacttaaatgGGCTTGATCTTGAAGTGTAAACCGATGAGACTGAAAACCAGGCACTTCAGGTCTTGAACCAGGTAGTAAAAAACACGGAGGCCTTCTGGATCCCTAAAAATAAAACAGGACAGTTAACAGGTTAGCAAACCAGTGTGGTAACAGCACATTCACCTCTAAATCTATTTAATATAGCAGTACGTTTCTATTACCCTCGTTGCAAAGTGGAATTTTCAGATTGGAATATTCCAGCCAATAAATCATCACCTCTCACAGCAATTTACCCCTCCCCCTGG
This genomic interval from Brienomyrus brachyistius isolate T26 chromosome 21, BBRACH_0.4, whole genome shotgun sequence contains the following:
- the czib gene encoding CXXC motif containing zinc binding protein, which codes for MIARRQRAPFSSTPIRACDGFPRAQRKMVKFGLQFKATLENITNVRPEGEDFRWYLKLKCGNCGEISDKWQYITLMDSMPLKGGRGSASMVQKCKLCSRENSIDILKDTITSYNAEDSDRFKTMVQFECRGLEPVDFQPQAGFSAQGAESGTPFPEINLLERDWNDYDEKISESVGIYEVTHKFVKC